From Phragmites australis chromosome 5, lpPhrAust1.1, whole genome shotgun sequence, a single genomic window includes:
- the LOC133919776 gene encoding uncharacterized protein LOC133919776, which yields MDTDLGGASAAGMDDAEAAFFARRGRRCCCFPWPTSSSHQRVGAVASGSEEESWWQRAVDAVLKVREWSELVAGPRWKTFIRRFRRNGPPRPHQHFGRKLNYDALSYALNFDEGHGASPEGDYTGYRDFSARFVAPPQSAKSSMDLGGRDAPPLFNPPPHDGAGRA from the coding sequence ATGGACACCGACCTCGGTGGCGCGTCGGCCGCCGGCATGGACGACGCGGAGGCGGCCTTCTTCGCGCGCCGGGGCCGCCGGTGCTGCTGCTTCCCAtggcccacctcctcctctcatCAGAGGGTCGGAGCGGTGGCGTCGGGGTCGGAGGAGGAGAGCTGGTGGCAGCGCGCGGTGGACGCGGTCCTCAAGGTGCGCGAGTGGTCCGAGCTGGTGGCCGGGCCGCGGTGGAAGACCTTCATCCGGCGGTTCAGGCGCAACGGACCGCCGCGGCCGCACCAGCACTTCGGCCGCAAGCTCAACTACGACGCGCTCAGCTACGCGCTCAACTTCGACGAGGGCCACGGCGCCAGCCCCGAGGGCGACTACACGGGCTACCGCGACTTCTCCGCCCGCTTCGTCGCCCCGCCGCAATCCGCCAAGTCATCCATGGACCTGGGAGGTCGAGACGCGCCCCCGCTCTTCAACCCACCGCCCCACGACGGCGCAGGCCGGGCGTGA
- the LOC133919775 gene encoding RING-H2 finger protein ATL46-like has protein sequence MVAIVVSSQSFAPVSPYPSSSPSLHGVIRDSLPDNTQSPPQVQTASGSGGGGGNGRISPAVLFIIVILAVVFFICGLLHLLVRLLMKKHHHRGAGRGESAASLHRPGEGDAAMDRQLQQLFHLHDSGLDQEFIDALPVFAYREIIGGNKEPFDCAVCLCEFDGEDRLRLLPMCGHAFHLQCIDTWLLSNSTCPLCRGTLFVPGMTIESLMFDFDERLEEEPLSEECEDGFQVSRQKSIDEEQPVTEKRVFPVRLGKFKNVGNQGAIGVVGNGNAAGIMSREAGESSSSSLDARRCFSMGTYQYVLGASELRVALQPGRGRNGVSSRFRERATGLSSANVEVMEGKRICARNKGESFSVSKIWQWSSVKGKLPAGSDNCSDTGSLPWMKRNATGDKSDM, from the coding sequence ATGGTTGCAATTGTAGTTTCTTCCCAATCTTTCGCACCCGTATCCCCTTACCCGTCTTCTTCGCCCAGCCTGCACGGCGTCATCAGGGACTCACTGCCTGACAACACCCAATCCCCACCGCAGGTGCAGACAGCTAGTGgcagcggtggtggtggcggcaatGGGAGAATTAGCCCTGCGGTGTTGTTCATCATAGTGATTCTTGCGGTAGTCTTCTTCATCTGCGGGCTGCTCCACCTCCTTGTGAGGCTACTCATGAAGAAGCACCACCACCGCGGAGCCGGCAGGGGGGAGTCTGCTGCGTCGCTGCACCGGCCAGGCGAAGGGGACGCTGCGATGGACCGGCAGCTGCAGCAGCTGTTCCATTTGCACGACTCTGGGCTCGACCAGGAGTTCATTGATGCGCTGCCTGTGTTCGCGTACCGTGAAATTATTGGTGGCAACAAGGAGCCGTTTGACTGCGCGGTGTGCTTGTGTGAGTTTGATGGGGAGGACAGGCTCAGGTTGTTGCCGATGTGCGGGCACGCCTTCCATCTGCAGTGCATAGATACATGGCTACTGTCCAATTCGACATGCCCGCTTTGCCGTGGTACGCTCTTTGTTCCCGGGATGACGATAGAGAGCCTCATGTTTGATTTTGATGAGAGGTTGGAGGAGGAGCCGCTGTCGGAGGAGTGTGAGGATGGATTTCAAGTTTCCAGGCAAAAGTCCATTGATGAGGAGCAGCCAGTGACCGAGAAGAGGGTATTTCCAGTAAGGCTTGGGAAGTTCAAGAATGTTGGAAATCAGGGTGCCATCGGTGTTGTTGGTAATGGCAATGCAGCTGGTATAATGAGTAGGGAGGCAGGGGAGAGTAGCAGTAGCAGCTTGGATGCAAGGAGATGCTTCTCCATGGGCACTTACCAGTATGTTCTTGGGGCTTCTGAACTTCGAGTCGCTCTCCAGCCAGGTCGTGGCAGAAATGGTGTGAGCAGCAGATTTAGAGAAAGAGCTACTGGTTTAAGCTCTGCCAATGTTGAAGTTATGGAGGGCAAGAGGATTTGTGCAAGGAACAAAGGCGAGAGCTTCTCCGTGTCGAAGATCTGGCAGTGGTCTAGTGTGAAGGGCAAGCTGCCAGCTGGTTCCGACAATTGCTCAGATACTGGGAGCCTACCATGGATGAAAAGAAATGCCACCGGAGATAAGTCAGATATGTGA